The Melanotaenia boesemani isolate fMelBoe1 chromosome 17, fMelBoe1.pri, whole genome shotgun sequence genome segment ctgctttaattttttctcaTCTTCTTCACTTCACTATGGTCACACAATAATctgcactttatttttttaaccacctGCTTCCTGCTGGAACATTAAGGTTGTCTACTCCTGTAAGATTTGCTCCCAGTTCTGCTAACTAAGtgcagtttttattaataatttcacTGTTAACcttaatctaaataaaacaacatccaTGATTATGGTATTGACATGTCACAGTTCACACAGTGATTACTGTCATTTGCCCACATTATGCATCTCTATGCAGTTGTAGCTTAAAACTGAATGATTATCAAGACTTGGTATTaaaaagacaagttaaaaagacTTGAGAGAGAGGAGTCATTGGAAATCTTTTGTTCTTATTTGCATTGTTAAATGATTTAAGTTTAATCAAAGGACAGTAACTTCTGGACTTTGACCTCCTGTACTTGCAGTGTGCCAGTAAATTTGGATGTTTCCAATTTTACATTCTGGTTGGATTCCAAGCTTGAGATTTCACACTGTGATTAAAAGACACGGCCGTCTTGCTGTAATACGAAAGACACTTTCAGCTGTTATGAGTTGAAAAgtcatctttgttttcattaatacatgatgttaaaaaaaggaaaagactcTTCAAATCTACAGTGACCATCAACTTTTGAAAATTATGCCAACTTCATTAAGAAATATGGACAAGATCATAATTTAAtggtaaattaaattaattacttaattaataaaaatgtaaatgcttGAGCAATGTTTTGAACATAGCTGcacatttttgcacatttacacaactggcagcatgtgtgtgtgtttgtgtttattaagtttttttctggTATAATCATTAACCTTATTGATCGTATTCCTTTTCAGAACCAAAACTTATTCCTAATGCAGTAAAACATCATttcagggttagggttagttaACTAAGTTAACTATGATTAATGTTGGGGTTTAGTAACAATCAGTGGCATTCAATCTAATCTTCTGTGAAGGACAAGCTTGAATGTGTGTGTCTAATCTTAACATTCTTGCTCTTTCCAGCTTCTGTTATCTTTTATGACTGGTATGTGCCTGAAGATGAGAGGCATGACTCGGCTTTGAGGAGAAACAAAGAAGCTCTGACCACTGAACTCAAGCTTTGGGACAGTTACCTGCAGAAGGTGTGTGAACCAACAATACACAGTCAGTCAGTCTGCAACAATAAGTTCAGAcatgctttatttttcatttttttctctctcaagcTGGGTTCAGGCTCTCATCTGGCAGGACCATCTTTCTCCCTGGTGGATGTGGTTGTTTTCCCAACAGTTGCCATGCTTTTCAGATATGGGTAAGAAAATCAGAGAAGTAAAGACAACAttctgtttgcatttttcttgAGGTTTTCACGATTAAATAACTTTCTGTTTCATACTGTAGGTTGTGTGCCAATCGCTACCCTAAACTGGGAGAGTATTATGCAATGCTGAAAGACAGGCCAAGCATCAAAGCCAGCTGGCCCCCTCATTGGCTGGAGAACCCCAAGGGTCAAGACACACTTAAAGAaatctaaaacacacacacatttcctaaCATGCATCTTTCTACTCACATGAATGGTTAATAAAGGAGCTTTTACAGAAATATGAGTAGTTGTCTTATGTCAGTTATTTTGCTTTagtcagaacatttttttatagAAACTCTCTGAAACACAATACTTAACAAGCGCAACTGGGTCGCAATTATAgtttttgtcaatttttttttcttgcctttcAACCATGCATTTGGATTCTATTTATTGACGCATAAATCTCAGGAAATCTTAGAAATCAGCCGAAGAGAGCAGTTAAGTGTAGCATGCATGTAATAACCTCAGTAAAATGTACAAATAGTTCACTTAAATCATCCACcaaaaggctaaataattaggCATATATGTTACAACAAATGGTTGATTCTGGATAGAGGATAAATTTGCTGACAGAATAAAGATGCCCTCCTTAAATAGAGGTGCAGTGACGAAGTGCAGTgtgtttcatttctttaaaaagggaCAAGGAATTGTGTTAGTTGTTATATTAAAGGAGATGTTTGCCTGGTTtctattgttgatttaattcaCATgtgaaagatagaaaaaaattaaaagacgATGGAAactttaaagatgaaaatagTATTGTTTCGCTTGAGGTGGTTTTTCTAGTTTCAAAGAAGAATTAAGTCACATTAGGGGGAAATCAAAACAATTTTTGGAAATTTCGTCTGACTTGACAAAATGAAAACGATGCACCCCTCCAGCTGTTTCCTAAGGAGCCCATCTGGAGACATTCATAGAAAAAGAATCAACTTGTCATGCATTAGTAACTAATGCAAGAGAACTAGATAATTAAGATGTGGCCACAACTTGCCCAATGTCtgcatattatttttatttcaaactgtgCACCGCAGGGCCCAAATGGAAGTGTGTCTTACTAAAGTGTCCTGCTGTGAGAAA includes the following:
- the LOC121656778 gene encoding glutathione S-transferase A-like isoform X2, whose product is MAKDMTFLWGSGSPPCWRVMIVLEEKNLQGYNHKLLSFEKMEHKSQEVLDINPRGQIPTFKHGDIILNESYAACFHLENQFKSQGTKLIPDSLKEQALVYQRMFEGLQFYDKLTSVIFYDWYVPEDERHDSALRRNKEALTTELKLWDSYLQKLGSGSHLAGPSFSLVDVVVFPTVAMLFRYGLCANRYPKLGEYYAMLKDRPSIKASWPPHWLENPKGQDTLKEI
- the LOC121656778 gene encoding glutathione S-transferase A-like isoform X1, which produces MAKSMTLLWGSGSPPCWRVMIALEEKNLQGYNHKLLSFEKMEHKSKEVFDLNPRGQIPTFKHGDIILNESYAACFHLENQFKSQGTKLIPDSLKEQALVYQRMFEGLQFYDKLTSVIFYDWYVPEDERHDSALRRNKEALTTELKLWDSYLQKLGSGSHLAGPSFSLVDVVVFPTVAMLFRYGLCANRYPKLGEYYAMLKDRPSIKASWPPHWLENPKGQDTLKEI